Proteins encoded by one window of Tubulanus polymorphus chromosome 7, tnTubPoly1.2, whole genome shotgun sequence:
- the LOC141908407 gene encoding arrestin domain-containing protein 3-like, whose product MGKISKLEIQLSHDIDEHYHYNPGEQIEGCILLGITDLFHLKSLSVTVTGMGSVSWTDSEQNTYQAQENYVDNTIQVAPVVDYGVTELSVGIHEFKFAYELQTDLPSSFIGKFGSITYVLKVSVKEDSKYGIASILTSEPFLVLNRQSLSAFIDNKSLTSKFERRLWSKSLRSGKISVILTVDKSVYSPGEEIVMNAEILNRSPKLIHGLTAMLLMHSTFSAQNHKHTHIQVVSKRRDNWQLSHGEGRRWKDAAITIPTYAPESRLDGCDIIDVSYELILRVDTAEKKEIKVVVPIAIFPKEGTKITNGDAAMVDFGDTFKSGATSHLTLDRATLQKIPLDKLLQLQCDDNELSYERPIDDGTLRINPLYNSLLPEQAVNKEDAVTPL is encoded by the coding sequence ATgggaaaaatatcgaaattagaaatacaacTGTCGCACGATATCGACGagcattatcattataaccCGGGCGAACAGATCGAAGGATGCATCCTACTGGGAATAACCGATTTGTTTCACTTGAAATCGCTGAGCGTCACGGTAACCGGCATGGGATCGGTCAGTTGGACGGACAGCGAACAAAACACCTACCAGGCTCAGGAGAACTACGTCGATAATACGATACAGGTGGCGCCGGTGGTCGATTACGGCGTAACGGAACTATCCGTCGGAATACACGAATTCAAGTTCGCGTACGAGCTGCAAACCGATTTGCCGTCGTCGTTCATCGGCAAATTCGGCAGCATCACGTACGTTCTGAAAGTCTCCGTGAAAGAGGACTCGAAGTACGGCATCGCGTCGATACTGACGAGCGAACCGTTCCTCGTGTTGAACCGTCAGAGTCTGTCGGCGTTCATCGACAACAAGTCGTTGACGTCGAAGTTTGAACGGCGGCTGTGGTCGAAGTCGCTGCGCAGCGGCAAAATCTCCGTCATTTTGACCGTCGACAAAAGCGTCTACAGCCCCGGCGAGGAGATCGTCATGAACGCCGAAATTCTCAACCGCAGCCCGAAACTCATTCACGGCTTGACGGCGATGCTCCTCATGCACAGCACGTTCTCCGCCCAGAATCATAAACACACGCATATACAAGTAGTCAGTAAACGGCGCGACAACTGGCAGCTGTCGCACGGCGAGGGCCGGCGCTGGAAAGACGCGGCGATCACGATACCGACGTACGCGCCCGAATCGCGACTAGACGGCTGCGACATCATCGACGTGTCGTACGAACTGATCCTACGCGTCGACACCGCCGAGAAAAAAGAGATCAAAGTCGTCGTTCCGATCGCGATCTTTCCGAAAGAGGGCACGAAAATAACGAACGGCGACGCGGCGATGGTCGACTTCGGCGATACGTTCAAAAGCGGCGCGACGAGCCATTTGACGTTGGATCGCGCGACGCTGCAGAAAATACCGCTCGATAAACTGTTACAATTACAATGCGACGATAACGAGTTGAGTTACGAACGTCCGATCGATGACGGAACGCTACGTATAAATCCGTTATATAATTCATTACTACCCGAACAAGC